One window of the Thermasporomyces composti genome contains the following:
- a CDS encoding ABC transporter ATP-binding protein, with product MTSTSLDEPAAGGPPLLEGVGLRKTFGQTPALHDAALQVRESEIVAVMGPSGSGKSTLLHCLAGILLPDEGRVTYAGRDLRSLSDKERSALRRTDFGFVFQFGQLVPELTCLENVALPLRLGGMRRRQAERVAAGWLDRLEVSDVANKRPGEVSGGQGQRVAVARALVTNPRVIWRSRSWWPG from the coding sequence ATGACCAGCACGTCGCTCGACGAGCCCGCCGCAGGCGGCCCGCCGCTCCTCGAAGGCGTCGGCCTGCGCAAGACCTTCGGACAGACACCCGCGCTCCACGATGCCGCTCTCCAGGTACGCGAGAGCGAGATCGTCGCGGTGATGGGGCCCTCGGGCTCCGGCAAGTCCACCTTGCTGCACTGCCTCGCCGGCATCCTGCTGCCCGACGAGGGCCGAGTGACCTACGCGGGGAGAGATCTCAGGTCACTGTCGGACAAGGAGCGCAGCGCGCTTCGCCGCACCGACTTCGGCTTCGTCTTCCAGTTCGGCCAGCTCGTCCCGGAGCTCACCTGCCTCGAGAACGTCGCGCTCCCGCTGCGCCTGGGCGGCATGCGTCGCCGGCAGGCCGAACGCGTGGCGGCCGGATGGCTGGACCGACTGGAGGTGTCCGACGTCGCGAACAAGCGACCCGGTGAGGTGTCGGGAGGCCAGGGGCAGCGCGTGGCCGTCGCGAGGGCACTCGTCACGAACCCACGCGTGATCTGGCGTTCGCGCTCGTGGTGGCCGGGCTGA
- a CDS encoding DUF402 domain-containing protein, which produces MIAPTSGIPAPELPAGVRPSGSPPYWKPGEQIWWRYLRPLSRRPDASAAAPIASTPTDSSRLGSAISSVRPMTVVRDDAEGLVAWLAPQTPVLRSVLADGSDLRSIPVSPERFSAPRAVKRDVWHGGGILKIAPTGVPWSAWVFWDDDGSHRNWYINLEQVHLRDDKNVYTRDHVLDLVVTPDRQVIWKDEDELAAALEAGTFTPEDAERFEADARAVEKLVARWASPFCDGWESWRPDPSWPIPDLPPGCTADY; this is translated from the coding sequence ATGATCGCGCCGACCTCTGGTATTCCTGCCCCAGAGCTGCCCGCGGGAGTGCGTCCGTCTGGAAGCCCGCCGTACTGGAAGCCAGGCGAGCAGATCTGGTGGCGTTACCTGCGGCCGCTGAGCCGTCGTCCGGACGCCTCAGCCGCCGCGCCGATCGCGAGTACACCGACGGACTCGTCTCGACTCGGCAGCGCCATCAGCTCGGTCCGGCCGATGACGGTGGTGCGCGACGACGCCGAGGGGCTGGTCGCCTGGTTGGCGCCGCAGACCCCGGTGTTGCGATCCGTGCTCGCGGATGGCAGCGACCTGCGGTCGATCCCGGTGAGCCCGGAGCGGTTCAGCGCCCCACGCGCGGTCAAGCGGGACGTCTGGCACGGAGGCGGCATCCTCAAGATCGCGCCGACGGGCGTGCCCTGGTCGGCCTGGGTGTTCTGGGACGACGACGGGTCCCACCGCAACTGGTACATCAACCTCGAGCAGGTCCACCTGCGGGACGACAAGAACGTCTACACGCGGGACCACGTCCTCGACCTCGTGGTGACTCCCGACCGGCAGGTGATCTGGAAGGACGAGGACGAGCTCGCCGCCGCGCTCGAGGCCGGCACGTTCACGCCCGAGGACGCCGAGCGGTTCGAAGCCGACGCCCGGGCGGTGGAGAAGCTGGTCGCGCGGTGGGCGTCACCCTTCTGCGACGGCTGGGAGAGCTGGCGTCCCGATCCTTCCTGGCCGATCCCCGACCTGCCCCCTGGCTGCACCGCCGACTACTAG
- a CDS encoding citrate synthase/methylcitrate synthase → MSPTAANERPDLITVPPGLAGVAVTDTALGDVRGREGFYHYRQYSAVELAERRTVEDVWHLLFEGELPDSQQRDAFLATVAPLRHLQEDVRAVLPAIARASATPLEGLRTALSLVGSGMRPWWDLDETARRRDALLICAQVPTLLSALHRLAHGQEPVEPRDDLPFAANYLYMLSGSEPEPRHVRAVQRYLVCTIDHGFNASTFTARVIASTGADIAACVIGAIGALSGPLHGGAPSRALEALDAIGTPDRVEAWVRERLAAGDRIMGFGHAVYRTEDPRSRLLRTTAQELGGERVELAVEVERRVVELLAELKPGRELRTNVEYYAGVVMEQCGIPRPMFTPTFTSSRVIGWCAHALEQARERKIIRPAARYVGPPPPQPVPPLEETGAATDV, encoded by the coding sequence ATGTCGCCCACCGCAGCGAACGAGCGCCCAGATCTCATCACCGTTCCACCGGGCCTGGCCGGCGTCGCCGTCACCGACACCGCCCTCGGCGACGTCCGAGGGCGAGAGGGCTTCTACCACTACCGCCAGTACTCCGCCGTCGAGCTGGCTGAGCGACGCACGGTCGAGGACGTGTGGCACCTGCTCTTCGAGGGTGAGCTGCCGGATTCCCAGCAGCGGGACGCCTTCCTCGCCACCGTCGCGCCGCTGCGTCACCTCCAGGAGGACGTGCGAGCCGTCCTGCCGGCGATCGCGCGGGCGAGCGCCACACCCCTCGAGGGCTTGCGAACCGCGCTGTCCTTGGTCGGGTCAGGCATGCGCCCGTGGTGGGACCTCGACGAGACGGCCCGGCGCCGGGACGCGCTCCTCATCTGCGCGCAGGTGCCCACCCTGCTCAGCGCACTGCACCGGCTGGCACACGGCCAGGAGCCGGTCGAGCCTCGTGACGACCTACCGTTCGCCGCGAATTACCTGTACATGCTCAGCGGTTCCGAGCCGGAACCGCGCCACGTACGTGCGGTCCAGCGCTACCTCGTCTGCACCATCGACCACGGCTTCAACGCCTCGACCTTCACCGCGCGGGTGATCGCGTCCACCGGCGCGGACATCGCGGCCTGCGTCATCGGCGCGATCGGCGCGCTGTCCGGCCCGTTGCACGGCGGCGCCCCGAGCCGCGCGTTGGAGGCGTTGGACGCCATCGGTACGCCGGACCGGGTCGAGGCGTGGGTACGGGAGCGCCTCGCGGCCGGCGACCGGATCATGGGCTTCGGCCACGCCGTCTACCGCACGGAGGACCCGCGTTCCCGGCTGCTGCGCACCACCGCCCAGGAACTCGGCGGTGAGCGGGTCGAGCTCGCTGTCGAGGTCGAGCGTCGGGTCGTCGAGCTGCTCGCCGAGCTCAAACCCGGTCGCGAGCTGCGCACGAACGTGGAGTACTACGCGGGGGTGGTGATGGAGCAGTGCGGCATCCCGCGCCCGATGTTCACGCCCACGTTCACGTCGAGCCGGGTGATCGGCTGGTGCGCCCACGCGCTGGAGCAGGCGCGCGAACGCAAGATCATCCGGCCCGCCGCGCGGTACGTCGGGCCTCCTCCCCCGCAACCGGTGCCGCCGCTTGAGGAGACCGGCGCGGCGACCGACGTCTGA
- a CDS encoding class II fumarate hydratase: MVDEQNFRIERDTMGEVRVPAHAKWRAQTQRAVENFPISGHTLESTHIRALALIKAAAAKVNAELGVLDPDVAKAIQQAAAQVAAGAHDDHFPIDVFQTGSGTSSNMNANEVIATLASEALGRPVHPNDHVNASQSSNDVFPSSIHIAATDAVVNLLIPALEHLAEELERKAEEFADVVKSGRTHLMDATPVTLGQEFGGYAAQVRYGIERLQSTLPRVAELPLGGTAVGTGINTPPGFAARVIAELAEVTKLPLTEARNHFEAQGSRDALVELSGQLRTIAVGLYKAANDIRWMGSGPRTGLAEINIPDLQPGSSIMPGKVNPVISEAVRQVVAQVVGNDAAVAFAGSQGDFELNVMLPVMARNLLESIRLLTNASRLFADRLVRGITANVERCREYAESSPAIVTPLNRYIGYENAAKVAKQALAERKTIKQVVLEQGYVERGEITEEQLDKALDVISMTHP, from the coding sequence ATGGTCGACGAGCAGAACTTCCGGATCGAACGCGACACGATGGGCGAGGTGCGGGTACCCGCCCACGCGAAGTGGCGAGCGCAGACCCAGCGGGCCGTCGAGAACTTCCCGATCTCGGGCCACACCCTCGAGAGCACGCACATTCGAGCGCTGGCCCTCATCAAGGCCGCAGCGGCGAAGGTCAACGCCGAGCTGGGTGTGCTCGACCCCGACGTGGCCAAGGCCATCCAGCAGGCCGCCGCCCAAGTCGCCGCCGGTGCGCACGACGACCACTTCCCGATCGACGTCTTCCAGACCGGCTCGGGCACCTCGAGCAACATGAACGCCAACGAGGTGATCGCCACGCTGGCCAGCGAGGCGCTGGGACGGCCGGTTCACCCCAACGACCACGTCAACGCCTCCCAGTCGAGCAACGACGTCTTCCCGTCGTCCATCCACATCGCCGCGACGGACGCCGTCGTGAACCTCCTCATCCCCGCCCTCGAGCACCTCGCGGAGGAGCTCGAGCGGAAGGCGGAGGAGTTCGCCGACGTGGTGAAGTCGGGACGCACCCACCTCATGGACGCCACGCCCGTCACGCTCGGGCAGGAGTTCGGCGGCTACGCCGCGCAGGTGCGCTACGGGATCGAGCGACTCCAGTCCACCCTGCCCCGCGTGGCGGAACTGCCGCTCGGTGGTACGGCCGTCGGCACCGGCATCAACACCCCGCCCGGGTTCGCCGCGAGAGTCATCGCCGAGCTCGCCGAGGTGACCAAGCTGCCGCTCACCGAGGCCCGCAACCACTTCGAGGCGCAGGGCTCGCGTGACGCGCTCGTCGAGCTCTCCGGCCAGCTGCGCACCATCGCCGTCGGCCTCTACAAGGCCGCCAACGACATCCGGTGGATGGGGTCCGGCCCGCGCACCGGTCTCGCCGAGATCAACATCCCCGATCTCCAGCCGGGCTCGAGCATCATGCCGGGCAAGGTCAACCCGGTGATCAGCGAGGCGGTCCGACAGGTCGTCGCCCAGGTCGTGGGCAACGACGCGGCGGTGGCCTTCGCCGGGTCGCAGGGCGACTTCGAGCTGAACGTCATGCTGCCGGTGATGGCGCGCAACCTGCTGGAGTCGATCCGGCTGCTGACCAACGCGAGCCGGCTCTTCGCCGACCGTCTGGTCCGCGGCATCACCGCCAACGTCGAGCGGTGCCGCGAGTACGCGGAGTCCTCCCCCGCCATCGTCACCCCGCTCAACCGCTACATCGGCTACGAGAACGCCGCCAAGGTCGCCAAGCAAGCGCTGGCGGAGCGGAAGACCATCAAGCAGGTCGTCCTGGAGCAGGGCTACGTGGAGCGCGGCGAGATCACCGAGGAGCAGCTCGACAAGGCACTCGACGTCATCTCCATGACGCATCCGTAG
- a CDS encoding citrate synthase, with protein sequence MSESPRWLTTRQAAQLLGVKPETIYAYVSRGMLTRHRGADRRSSRFDRIEVERLARRHRQGGRAGALEVVVDTELTLLDPAGALYYRGEDVTELARTRHFEEVAELLWAAPANGPWEAAPSAVEVGRRAQEALPAEARTIDRIRVIVAALAATDPVRDDRRPAAVAATARSLVAGIVDCLPARNQAPGPTIAERLWSRLADRVPERGEVRALDAALVLLADHELAASTLAARVAASVWADPYLVVLTGLSVGGGALHGAQSAAVEALLREAHDPADVARLVGERLRRAERVPGFGHAVYTDRDPRADVLLDVVRAAGGPGPVDAIVEELVSVVGRHGGPAPNIDLALASLTVKLGLTEGAGEVIFLLGRIAGHIAHALEEYPHRMRFRPRALYVGPRPET encoded by the coding sequence GTGAGTGAGTCGCCACGCTGGTTGACCACGCGGCAGGCCGCGCAGCTGCTCGGGGTGAAGCCCGAGACCATCTACGCCTACGTGAGCCGGGGCATGCTCACCCGCCATCGTGGCGCGGACCGGCGGTCGTCGCGATTCGACCGGATCGAGGTGGAACGTCTGGCTCGGCGCCACCGTCAGGGTGGCCGGGCCGGCGCCCTGGAGGTCGTCGTCGACACCGAGCTCACCCTGCTCGACCCCGCCGGGGCCTTGTACTACCGCGGCGAGGACGTCACCGAGCTGGCCCGGACCCGCCACTTCGAGGAGGTGGCGGAGCTGCTGTGGGCGGCGCCGGCGAACGGTCCCTGGGAGGCGGCACCGTCCGCGGTGGAGGTAGGGCGGCGGGCGCAGGAGGCGCTCCCGGCGGAGGCGCGCACCATCGATCGGATCCGGGTCATCGTCGCGGCGCTGGCCGCCACCGATCCCGTACGGGACGATCGCCGACCCGCCGCCGTCGCCGCGACGGCTCGGTCGCTCGTCGCGGGCATCGTCGACTGTCTTCCCGCGCGCAACCAGGCGCCCGGTCCGACGATCGCGGAGCGGCTGTGGTCACGGCTGGCGGACCGGGTTCCCGAACGTGGCGAGGTCCGAGCGCTCGACGCTGCGCTCGTGCTGCTCGCTGACCACGAGCTCGCCGCTTCGACATTGGCGGCTCGGGTGGCGGCGTCGGTGTGGGCGGACCCGTACCTCGTCGTCCTCACCGGGCTCAGTGTGGGCGGCGGCGCGCTGCACGGCGCCCAGTCGGCCGCGGTGGAGGCGCTGCTGCGCGAGGCCCACGATCCCGCCGACGTCGCTCGTCTCGTGGGTGAGCGACTCCGACGCGCCGAGCGAGTGCCGGGTTTCGGGCACGCGGTCTACACCGACCGCGACCCGCGCGCCGACGTCCTGCTCGACGTGGTCCGAGCCGCCGGCGGGCCTGGGCCGGTCGACGCGATCGTCGAGGAGCTGGTGAGCGTGGTCGGTCGCCACGGCGGACCGGCACCGAACATCGACCTCGCGCTCGCCTCCCTGACTGTCAAGCTCGGTTTGACGGAAGGTGCCGGCGAGGTGATCTTCCTGCTCGGGCGGATCGCCGGGCACATCGCCCACGCCCTGGAGGAGTACCCGCACCGGATGCGCTTCCGGCCACGGGCCCTCTACGTCGGGCCGCGACCCGAGACCTGA